Proteins from one Triticum aestivum cultivar Chinese Spring chromosome 7A, IWGSC CS RefSeq v2.1, whole genome shotgun sequence genomic window:
- the LOC123150809 gene encoding phenylcoumaran benzylic ether reductase Pyrc5: MASVAGEGRSRVLVIGGTGYIGRFIVAASAREGHPTAVLVRDAAPADPAKAAVLQGFRDAGVTIVKGDMYDHESLVTAIKSADVVISAVGYQQLPDQTLIISAIKEVGHVKRFFPSEYGNDVDRNHAVEPAKTVFGGKAHIRRAIEAEGIPYTYVSSNFFAGRFLRSLAQIGVTEPPTEKVLIMGDGNVKGIFAAEEDVGTYTIKAVDDPRTLNKILYLRPPSNTLSHNELVSLWEKKLGKTLERVYLPEDELLKKIRESSAPLNVALAISHSVWLKGDHTNFEIDPSFGVEATQLYPDVPYITVDEYLNRFL; the protein is encoded by the exons ATGGCGTCGGTTGCAGGCGAGGGGAGGAGCCGGGTGCTGGTGATAGGCGGCACGGGCTACATAGGCCGCTTCATCGTCGCCGCCAGCGCACGCGAGGGCCACCCCACCGCCGTCCTCGTCCGCGACGCCGCGCCCGCCGACCCAGCCAAGGCCGCCGTCCTCCAGGGATTCCGGGATGCCGGCGTCACCATCGTCAAG GGTGATATGTATGATCATGAGAGCCTGGTGACAGCCATTAAATCAGCAGATGTTGTGATCTCGGCCGTGGGTTATCAACAGCTACCGGATCAAACTCTCATTATCTCGGCAATTAAGGAAGTTGGGCATGTAAAG AGATTCTTCCCATCAGAGTATGGTAATGATGTGGATCGTAACCATGCAGTTGAACCTGCAAAGACAGTATTCGGTGGGAAAGCTCATATAAGGCGTGCCATTGAGGCTGAGGGGATTCCCTACACATATGTCTCTTCCAACTTCTTTGCTGGTCGTTTCTTGCGAAGCCTTGCGCAGATTGGGGTCACGGAGCCTCCAACCGAGAAGGTTCTCATTATGGGTGATGGAAATGTAAAAG GAATCTTTGCGGCGGAGGAAGACGTGGGAACCTACACTATTAAAGCTGTAGATGATCCAAGGACCCTGAACAAAATCCTATATCTGAGGCCACCAAGTAACACTTTGTCCCATAATGAGCTTGTCTCACTCTGGGAGAAGAAACTTGGTAAGACACTTGAGAGGGTGTACCTCCCAGAGGACGAACTCCTGAAGAAGATTCGAG AGTCATCAGCGCCGCTGAATGTAGCACTGGCAATCAGCCACTCTGTCTGGTTGAAGGGGGACCACACTAACTTTGAGATCGACCCATCATTTGGAGTTGAAGCCACTCAGCTTTACCCTGATGTGCCTTACATTACCGTGGATGAATACCTAAATAGGTTCCTTTAA
- the LOC123150810 gene encoding toMV resistance protein Tm-1(GCR237) isoform X2, whose product MEVLCIGTADTKLEELLFLATRLRSSLAASASASAPKVKVSIVDVSTTKTVPTQDSKDIAVIARDTVLSCHPDSSQQDLPDDRGEAIALMSKALQSFLKNRYEAGTLVAAVGLGGSGGTALIAPALRSLPLGVPKLIVSTVASGNTAPYVGTSDLVLFPSVVDICGINSVSRVILSNAASAVAGLVCGILMASSESDETDTKLTVGITMFGVTTQCANAVKDRLNKEGYETLVFHATGVGGKAMEELVRGGFIQGVLDITTTEVADYIVGGIMACDETRFDAVIDKKIPLVLSVGALDMVNFGAHDTIPAAFSDRKIHIHNEQISLMRTTVEENKKFAQFIADKLNKSLSTVTVCLPQKGISAIDAPGMPFYDPEATSALLDELNTRLVKTENRQLKLLPYHINDPEFANALVDAFLSMDIKASSAITQKNNMVLPKQDTNEKESSSGQKTSDSSIIWRPPVDFPDARPETLQKTKSILHKLKQQIGEGIPVIGAGAGTGISAKFEEAGGVDLIVLYNSGRFRMAGRGSLAGLLPFADANAIVLEMANEVLPVVKEVPVLAGVCATDPFRRMDYFLKQLEAIGFCGVQNFPTVGLFDGNFRQNLEETGMGYRIWILFQ is encoded by the exons ATGGAGGTGCTCTGCATCGGGACGGCCGACACCAAGCTGGAGGAGCTGCTCTTCCTCGCCACTCGCCTCCGCTCCAgcctcgccgcctccgcctccgcctccgccccaaaG GTTAAAGTAAGCATAGTGGATGTCTCCACAACTAAAACAGTACCAACACAAGATTCTAAAGATATTGCAGTTATTGCAAGAGATACAGTTCTCTCATGCCATCCGGATTCCAGCCAGCAAGATCTTCCAGATGACAGAGGTGAAGCGATTGCGCTTATGTCAAAGGCCCTTCAGAGCTTTCTGAAAAACAGATATGAGGCCGGCACCCTGGTTGCTGCTGTTGGCCTAGGAGGAAGTGGAGGAACCGCACTAATTGCCCCTGCTCTAAGATCCCTACCACTTGGAGTGCCTAAGCTTATTGTATCCACTGTTGCTAGTGGCAATACTGCACCCTATGTTGGAACATCTGACTTGGTATTGTTTCCTTCAGTTGTTGACATATGTGGAATAAACAGTGTCAGCCGTGTTATATTGTCGAATGCTGCTTCAGCTGTTGCCGGATTGGTATGTGGGATATTAATGGCTTCCAGTGAATCAGATGAAACAGACACAAAGCTGACTGTTGGAATTACAATGTTTGGTGTTACCACACAATGTGCAAATGCGGTCAAAGATAGACTGAACAAAGAAGGGTATGAGACGCTTGTATTCCATGCCACTGGTGTCGGAGGCAAAGCAATGGAAGAACTAGTTAGAGGTGGTTTCATACAG GGTGTATTGGACATAACAACAACAGAAGTTGCGGATTACATTGTTGGAGGTATCATGGCATGTGATGAGACCAGGTTTGATGCGGTTATAGATAAAAAGATTCCTCTGGTTCTCAGTGTTGGGGCCTTGGATATGGTTAACTTTGGAGCTCATGATACAATACCTGCTGCTTTCTCAGACAGAAAGATCCACATACATAATGAACAG ATTTCGTTGATGCGGACGACCGTGGAGGAGAACAAGAAATTTGCTCAGTTTATTGCTGACAAGCTGAACAAGTCTTTATCTACAGTTACTGTTTGCCTTCCACAGAAGGGCATCTCTGCAATTGATGCACCTGGAATGCCGTTTTATGATCCTGAGGCTACATCTGCACTATTGGATGAGTTAAATACTCGTCTTGTCAAAACTGAGAACAGACAG CTGAAGCTGCTTCCTTATCATATAAACGATCCTGAATTTGCCAATGCCTTGGTGGATGCATTCTTGAGTATGGATATAAAGGCCTCTAGTGCCATAACTCAGAAAAACAACATGGTCCTACCAAAGCAAGACACAAATGAAAAGGAATCTTCTTCAGGACAGAAGACTTCAGATAGTTCTATCATATGGAGACCCCCAGTGGATTTCCCTGATGCAAGACCAG AAACTTTGCAAAAAACAAAGTCAATACTACATAAGTTAAAGCAACAAATCGGTGAGGGTATTCCTGTAATTGGAGCCGGTGCTGGTACGGGCATATCCGCGAAGTTCGAAGAAGCTGGTGGGGTTGATCTGATTGTGTTGTACAATTCCGGGAGGTTTCGTATGGCTGGAAGGGGCTCATTAGCAGGGCTCCTACCATTTGCTGACGCAAATGCAATTGTACTTGAGATGGCCAATGAAGTGTTGCCT GTCGTTAAAGAAGTTCCTGTTCTTGCTGGGGTTTGCGCTACTGATCCATTTCGTAGAATGGATTACTTTCTTAAACAGCTAGAAGCCATTGGATTTTGTGGTGtccaaaattttcctacggttggTCTGTTTGATGGGAACTTCAGACAGAACTTGGAAGAAACTGGAATGGGCTACAG GATATGGATTCTGTTTCAGTGA
- the LOC123150810 gene encoding toMV susceptible protein tm-1(GCR26) isoform X1, translating to MEVLCIGTADTKLEELLFLATRLRSSLAASASASAPKVKVSIVDVSTTKTVPTQDSKDIAVIARDTVLSCHPDSSQQDLPDDRGEAIALMSKALQSFLKNRYEAGTLVAAVGLGGSGGTALIAPALRSLPLGVPKLIVSTVASGNTAPYVGTSDLVLFPSVVDICGINSVSRVILSNAASAVAGLVCGILMASSESDETDTKLTVGITMFGVTTQCANAVKDRLNKEGYETLVFHATGVGGKAMEELVRGGFIQGVLDITTTEVADYIVGGIMACDETRFDAVIDKKIPLVLSVGALDMVNFGAHDTIPAAFSDRKIHIHNEQISLMRTTVEENKKFAQFIADKLNKSLSTVTVCLPQKGISAIDAPGMPFYDPEATSALLDELNTRLVKTENRQLKLLPYHINDPEFANALVDAFLSMDIKASSAITQKNNMVLPKQDTNEKESSSGQKTSDSSIIWRPPVDFPDARPETLQKTKSILHKLKQQIGEGIPVIGAGAGTGISAKFEEAGGVDLIVLYNSGRFRMAGRGSLAGLLPFADANAIVLEMANEVLPVVKEVPVLAGVCATDPFRRMDYFLKQLEAIGFCGVQNFPTVGLFDGNFRQNLEETGMGYSMEVEMISRAHSMGFLTTPYAFNPEEGAAMAKAGAHIVVAHMGLTTAGSIGAKTAATLDDSIVRVQAIADAAVGVNPDIIVLCHGGPISGPREAEFVLKNTNRVHGFYGASSMERLPVEQAITNTMREYKRMSLK from the exons ATGGAGGTGCTCTGCATCGGGACGGCCGACACCAAGCTGGAGGAGCTGCTCTTCCTCGCCACTCGCCTCCGCTCCAgcctcgccgcctccgcctccgcctccgccccaaaG GTTAAAGTAAGCATAGTGGATGTCTCCACAACTAAAACAGTACCAACACAAGATTCTAAAGATATTGCAGTTATTGCAAGAGATACAGTTCTCTCATGCCATCCGGATTCCAGCCAGCAAGATCTTCCAGATGACAGAGGTGAAGCGATTGCGCTTATGTCAAAGGCCCTTCAGAGCTTTCTGAAAAACAGATATGAGGCCGGCACCCTGGTTGCTGCTGTTGGCCTAGGAGGAAGTGGAGGAACCGCACTAATTGCCCCTGCTCTAAGATCCCTACCACTTGGAGTGCCTAAGCTTATTGTATCCACTGTTGCTAGTGGCAATACTGCACCCTATGTTGGAACATCTGACTTGGTATTGTTTCCTTCAGTTGTTGACATATGTGGAATAAACAGTGTCAGCCGTGTTATATTGTCGAATGCTGCTTCAGCTGTTGCCGGATTGGTATGTGGGATATTAATGGCTTCCAGTGAATCAGATGAAACAGACACAAAGCTGACTGTTGGAATTACAATGTTTGGTGTTACCACACAATGTGCAAATGCGGTCAAAGATAGACTGAACAAAGAAGGGTATGAGACGCTTGTATTCCATGCCACTGGTGTCGGAGGCAAAGCAATGGAAGAACTAGTTAGAGGTGGTTTCATACAG GGTGTATTGGACATAACAACAACAGAAGTTGCGGATTACATTGTTGGAGGTATCATGGCATGTGATGAGACCAGGTTTGATGCGGTTATAGATAAAAAGATTCCTCTGGTTCTCAGTGTTGGGGCCTTGGATATGGTTAACTTTGGAGCTCATGATACAATACCTGCTGCTTTCTCAGACAGAAAGATCCACATACATAATGAACAG ATTTCGTTGATGCGGACGACCGTGGAGGAGAACAAGAAATTTGCTCAGTTTATTGCTGACAAGCTGAACAAGTCTTTATCTACAGTTACTGTTTGCCTTCCACAGAAGGGCATCTCTGCAATTGATGCACCTGGAATGCCGTTTTATGATCCTGAGGCTACATCTGCACTATTGGATGAGTTAAATACTCGTCTTGTCAAAACTGAGAACAGACAG CTGAAGCTGCTTCCTTATCATATAAACGATCCTGAATTTGCCAATGCCTTGGTGGATGCATTCTTGAGTATGGATATAAAGGCCTCTAGTGCCATAACTCAGAAAAACAACATGGTCCTACCAAAGCAAGACACAAATGAAAAGGAATCTTCTTCAGGACAGAAGACTTCAGATAGTTCTATCATATGGAGACCCCCAGTGGATTTCCCTGATGCAAGACCAG AAACTTTGCAAAAAACAAAGTCAATACTACATAAGTTAAAGCAACAAATCGGTGAGGGTATTCCTGTAATTGGAGCCGGTGCTGGTACGGGCATATCCGCGAAGTTCGAAGAAGCTGGTGGGGTTGATCTGATTGTGTTGTACAATTCCGGGAGGTTTCGTATGGCTGGAAGGGGCTCATTAGCAGGGCTCCTACCATTTGCTGACGCAAATGCAATTGTACTTGAGATGGCCAATGAAGTGTTGCCT GTCGTTAAAGAAGTTCCTGTTCTTGCTGGGGTTTGCGCTACTGATCCATTTCGTAGAATGGATTACTTTCTTAAACAGCTAGAAGCCATTGGATTTTGTGGTGtccaaaattttcctacggttggTCTGTTTGATGGGAACTTCAGACAGAACTTGGAAGAAACTGGAATGGGCTACAG CATGGAAGTGGAGATGATCTCAAGGGCTCACAGCATGGGTTTCCTGACGACCCCGTATGCTTTCAATCCAGAAGAAGGCGCTGCCATGGCCAAGGCCGGAGCGCACATTGTAGTCGCGCATATGGGCCTCACAACAGCTGGATCGATCGGCGCAAAGACGGCCGCCACATTAGATGACAGCATTGTCCGGGTTCAAGCCATTGCCGATGCCGCGGTCGGCGTCAACCCTGACATCATCGTTCTCTGCCATGGAG GTCCCATATCAGGGCCCCGAGAGGCGGAGTTTGTCCTGAAGAACACGAACCGGGTCCATGGATTCTACGGCGCCTCGAGCATGGAGAGGCTGCCGGTTGAGCAGGCCATCACAAACACCATGAGGGAGTACAAACGCATGTCTCTGAAATGA
- the LOC123152546 gene encoding protein POOR HOMOLOGOUS SYNAPSIS 1 isoform X3 produces MAGAGGRSRERLTSRAEEAAGGKRRRQRWEVEFARYFAKPRRAPSTPPPPGLRYISRGKQLHQGTWLLAASPAALCISRPTHSFAARVLTVSIGDVVYVQKFAVRFARLSDAESFLNSVKELSSNTMDIMPSGSDYMCEHEDSSSSEYIPSNGLQYRPDEAVSFEEPTSDHRTDAPAVGYHMEPDQPVLQSPIATNINSICSGFPEGYSGFPEGYSGFPEGYSGSVKIERDGGPFPATITDHAPEKAYILDTRLDAAGGNSVADKGKGAGKEIDVSDVTRDILAGIETYVGDDSFHDMLSKLDKAIDELGGDMLLAS; encoded by the exons ATGGCGGGCGCCGGCGGCAGGAGCAGGGAGCGGCTCACGTCGCGCGCGGAGGAGGCTGCGGGGGGCAAGCGGCGGAGGCAGAGGTGGGAGGTGGAGTTCGCGCGCTACTTCGCGAAGCCGCGGCGCGccccctcgacgccgccgccccccgGCCTCCGCTACATATCCCGCGGCAAGCAACTCCACCAGGGCACCTGGCTCCTGGCCGCCTCCCCCGCCGCCCTCTGCATCTCTCGCCCCACCCACTCCTTCGCCGCCCGCGTCCTCACCGTCTCCATCGGCGACGTCGTCTAC GTCCAGAAGTTTGCTGTACGTTTCGCTCGCCTCAGTGATGCAGAATCATTCTTGAATAGTGTGAAG GAACTCTCAAGCAACACCATGGACATCATGCCATCTGGAAGCGACTATATGTGTGAGCATGAAGATTCATCATCATCTGAATATATTCCTTCTAATGGACTTCAATACAG GCCTGATGAAGCGGTAAGCTTTGAGGAGCCAACTTCTGATCACAGGACAGATGCACCTGCTGTTGGCTACCACATGGAACCAGATCAGCCTGTTCTTCAATCTCCCATTGCTACAAATATCAATAGCATCTGCTCTGGTTTTCCTGAGGGTTACTCTGGCTTCCCTGAGGGTTACTCTGGTTTCCCTGAGGGTTACTCTGGTTCAGTTAAAATTGAGAGAG ATGGAGGACCCTTTCCAGCAACTATAACTGATCATGCTCCTGAAAAG GCCTACATACTGGACACTCGGCTTGATG CTGCCGGTGGAAATTCGGTTGCTGATAAAGGAAAGGGTGCTGGTAAAGAGATTGATGTTAGTGACGTAACACGTGATATTTTGGCAGGGATAGAG ACATATGTGGGGGATGACTCTTTTCATG ATATGCTGTCCAAGCTCGACAAAGCCATTGATGAACTGGGTGGTGACATGTTGCTTGCCTCTTGA
- the LOC123152546 gene encoding protein POOR HOMOLOGOUS SYNAPSIS 1 isoform X1 — translation MAGAGGRSRERLTSRAEEAAGGKRRRQRWEVEFARYFAKPRRAPSTPPPPGLRYISRGKQLHQGTWLLAASPAALCISRPTHSFAARVLTVSIGDVVYEEHYVSILNFSWPQVACVTECPVRGSRVVFVSFCDRSKQVQKFAVRFARLSDAESFLNSVKELSSNTMDIMPSGSDYMCEHEDSSSSEYIPSNGLQYRPDEAVSFEEPTSDHRTDAPAVGYHMEPDQPVLQSPIATNINSICSGFPEGYSGFPEGYSGFPEGYSGSVKIERDGGPFPATITDHAPEKAYILDTRLDAAGGNSVADKGKGAGKEIDVSDVTRDILAGIETYVGDDSFHDMLSKLDKAIDELGGDMLLAS, via the exons ATGGCGGGCGCCGGCGGCAGGAGCAGGGAGCGGCTCACGTCGCGCGCGGAGGAGGCTGCGGGGGGCAAGCGGCGGAGGCAGAGGTGGGAGGTGGAGTTCGCGCGCTACTTCGCGAAGCCGCGGCGCGccccctcgacgccgccgccccccgGCCTCCGCTACATATCCCGCGGCAAGCAACTCCACCAGGGCACCTGGCTCCTGGCCGCCTCCCCCGCCGCCCTCTGCATCTCTCGCCCCACCCACTCCTTCGCCGCCCGCGTCCTCACCGTCTCCATCGGCGACGTCGTCTAC GAGGAGCACTATGTGTCTATCCTCAACTTCTCATGGCCACAGGTTGCATGCGTGACAGAGTGCCCAGTTAGAGGGAGCAGGGTGGTGTTCGTGAGCTTTTGTGATAGGTCCAAACAG GTCCAGAAGTTTGCTGTACGTTTCGCTCGCCTCAGTGATGCAGAATCATTCTTGAATAGTGTGAAG GAACTCTCAAGCAACACCATGGACATCATGCCATCTGGAAGCGACTATATGTGTGAGCATGAAGATTCATCATCATCTGAATATATTCCTTCTAATGGACTTCAATACAG GCCTGATGAAGCGGTAAGCTTTGAGGAGCCAACTTCTGATCACAGGACAGATGCACCTGCTGTTGGCTACCACATGGAACCAGATCAGCCTGTTCTTCAATCTCCCATTGCTACAAATATCAATAGCATCTGCTCTGGTTTTCCTGAGGGTTACTCTGGCTTCCCTGAGGGTTACTCTGGTTTCCCTGAGGGTTACTCTGGTTCAGTTAAAATTGAGAGAG ATGGAGGACCCTTTCCAGCAACTATAACTGATCATGCTCCTGAAAAG GCCTACATACTGGACACTCGGCTTGATG CTGCCGGTGGAAATTCGGTTGCTGATAAAGGAAAGGGTGCTGGTAAAGAGATTGATGTTAGTGACGTAACACGTGATATTTTGGCAGGGATAGAG ACATATGTGGGGGATGACTCTTTTCATG ATATGCTGTCCAAGCTCGACAAAGCCATTGATGAACTGGGTGGTGACATGTTGCTTGCCTCTTGA
- the LOC123152546 gene encoding protein POOR HOMOLOGOUS SYNAPSIS 1 isoform X2, which produces MAGAGGRSRERLTSRAEEAAGGKRRRQRWEVEFARYFAKPRRAPSTPPPPGLRYISRGKQLHQGTWLLAASPAALCISRPTHSFAARVLTVSIGDVVYEEHYVSILNFSWPQVACVTECPVRGSRVVFVSFCDRSKQVQKFAVRFARLSDAESFLNSVKELSSNTMDIMPSGSDYIPSNGLQYRPDEAVSFEEPTSDHRTDAPAVGYHMEPDQPVLQSPIATNINSICSGFPEGYSGFPEGYSGFPEGYSGSVKIERDGGPFPATITDHAPEKAYILDTRLDAAGGNSVADKGKGAGKEIDVSDVTRDILAGIETYVGDDSFHDMLSKLDKAIDELGGDMLLAS; this is translated from the exons ATGGCGGGCGCCGGCGGCAGGAGCAGGGAGCGGCTCACGTCGCGCGCGGAGGAGGCTGCGGGGGGCAAGCGGCGGAGGCAGAGGTGGGAGGTGGAGTTCGCGCGCTACTTCGCGAAGCCGCGGCGCGccccctcgacgccgccgccccccgGCCTCCGCTACATATCCCGCGGCAAGCAACTCCACCAGGGCACCTGGCTCCTGGCCGCCTCCCCCGCCGCCCTCTGCATCTCTCGCCCCACCCACTCCTTCGCCGCCCGCGTCCTCACCGTCTCCATCGGCGACGTCGTCTAC GAGGAGCACTATGTGTCTATCCTCAACTTCTCATGGCCACAGGTTGCATGCGTGACAGAGTGCCCAGTTAGAGGGAGCAGGGTGGTGTTCGTGAGCTTTTGTGATAGGTCCAAACAG GTCCAGAAGTTTGCTGTACGTTTCGCTCGCCTCAGTGATGCAGAATCATTCTTGAATAGTGTGAAG GAACTCTCAAGCAACACCATGGACATCATGCCATCTGGAAGCGACT ATATTCCTTCTAATGGACTTCAATACAG GCCTGATGAAGCGGTAAGCTTTGAGGAGCCAACTTCTGATCACAGGACAGATGCACCTGCTGTTGGCTACCACATGGAACCAGATCAGCCTGTTCTTCAATCTCCCATTGCTACAAATATCAATAGCATCTGCTCTGGTTTTCCTGAGGGTTACTCTGGCTTCCCTGAGGGTTACTCTGGTTTCCCTGAGGGTTACTCTGGTTCAGTTAAAATTGAGAGAG ATGGAGGACCCTTTCCAGCAACTATAACTGATCATGCTCCTGAAAAG GCCTACATACTGGACACTCGGCTTGATG CTGCCGGTGGAAATTCGGTTGCTGATAAAGGAAAGGGTGCTGGTAAAGAGATTGATGTTAGTGACGTAACACGTGATATTTTGGCAGGGATAGAG ACATATGTGGGGGATGACTCTTTTCATG ATATGCTGTCCAAGCTCGACAAAGCCATTGATGAACTGGGTGGTGACATGTTGCTTGCCTCTTGA